From a single Verrucomicrobiota bacterium genomic region:
- a CDS encoding M48 family metalloprotease, with the protein MPARRPRRDRDRQSRLFDDESAQADPSEDPEAARIIKEFQRREQPDVVDAEIEDEVPAAEKDPEARADEARETAQPAERADELSEEQPPGDEAEAKNDAERLAPDETPEAIGPAPEQTTEQRADAKRYHAVHHRLFLAMVGATVAALALFLFLGLSTRLQFFIADRMTANPFAESAFYGIIVTVLYYFIILIPLHYLDFRSEEHFGLTRQTPAGWFYDQFKMMGIHMVVLVAFLVLVYGLLRATPVYWWLWAAGAWTLFVVVATQLTPVLFIPIFYRKEPLHDEDLAERLRHLVERVQMSVVAVEKLGLGAKTVKANAMLAGLGSTKRVLLGDTLLEHFTPDEIETVLAHELGHHYYNHIWKAIAAGAVATFAGFFVASVMLGGLVRALEPTLGFNDVADVATFPILAAALLVMALITMPTTNAFSRALERQADRFALRLTRKPEAFISAMRRLAVRNLADTEPSPIVEALLHTHPSISRRIADAERFREEARTAMWNEGV; encoded by the coding sequence ATGCCCGCAAGGCGCCCACGACGAGACCGGGACCGCCAGTCCCGGCTCTTCGACGATGAATCCGCCCAGGCCGATCCCTCCGAGGACCCCGAGGCGGCGCGCATCATCAAGGAGTTCCAGCGCCGAGAGCAGCCCGACGTCGTCGACGCCGAGATCGAGGACGAGGTGCCCGCTGCCGAAAAGGACCCCGAGGCGCGCGCAGACGAGGCGCGTGAGACAGCCCAACCCGCAGAGCGCGCAGACGAGCTCTCCGAGGAACAGCCGCCGGGCGATGAGGCTGAAGCCAAAAACGACGCCGAGAGACTCGCGCCCGACGAGACGCCCGAGGCGATCGGTCCGGCGCCGGAACAGACCACCGAGCAGCGCGCCGACGCCAAGCGCTACCATGCCGTCCACCATCGGTTGTTCCTCGCCATGGTCGGCGCCACGGTCGCCGCACTGGCGCTGTTCCTGTTCCTCGGACTCTCGACGAGGCTCCAGTTCTTCATCGCCGACCGGATGACGGCCAACCCGTTCGCCGAGTCGGCGTTCTACGGCATCATCGTCACCGTGCTCTACTACTTCATCATCCTCATCCCGCTCCACTACCTCGACTTCCGCTCCGAGGAACACTTCGGGCTGACGCGGCAGACGCCGGCAGGCTGGTTCTACGACCAGTTCAAGATGATGGGCATCCACATGGTGGTGCTCGTCGCGTTCCTCGTACTCGTCTATGGGTTGCTCCGGGCGACACCGGTGTACTGGTGGCTGTGGGCTGCGGGGGCTTGGACGCTGTTCGTCGTCGTGGCGACCCAGCTCACACCCGTGCTGTTCATCCCGATCTTCTACAGAAAGGAGCCGCTTCACGACGAGGATCTGGCCGAGCGGCTGCGTCACCTCGTCGAACGGGTGCAGATGAGCGTCGTCGCGGTCGAGAAGCTTGGCCTCGGCGCGAAGACCGTGAAAGCAAACGCGATGCTCGCCGGGTTGGGCAGCACCAAGCGCGTGCTGCTCGGCGACACGCTGCTCGAACATTTCACGCCCGATGAGATCGAAACCGTGCTCGCCCACGAGCTCGGTCATCACTACTACAACCACATCTGGAAGGCGATCGCTGCGGGCGCCGTGGCGACATTCGCCGGCTTCTTCGTCGCCTCGGTCATGCTCGGCGGACTCGTCAGGGCGCTCGAGCCGACGTTAGGCTTCAATGACGTGGCCGACGTGGCCACCTTCCCCATCCTCGCTGCGGCGCTGCTCGTCATGGCGCTGATCACCATGCCGACGACGAACGCATTCTCGCGCGCGCTCGAACGCCAAGCCGATCGGTTCGCCCTGCGGCTCACCCGCAAGCCGGAGGCATTCATCTCGGCCATGCGCCGGCTTGCCGTTCGCAACCTGGCCGACACGGAGCCGTCGCCCATCGTCGAGGCGTTGCTGCACACCCATCCGAGCATCTCGCGCCGCATCGCCGACGCGGAGCGCTTCCGCGAGGAGGCGCGCACCGCGATGTGGAACGAGGGGGTCTGA
- the rsmI gene encoding 16S rRNA (cytidine(1402)-2'-O)-methyltransferase has protein sequence MGARAALVVVGTPIGNLGDMAPRAIDALRDADLIACEDTRHTAKLCEAFEITTPRISYHKFNEARRTQEFRRLFAEGKRIALVSDSGMPGISDPGAAIISAAIADGVSVEVVPGPTAFVTALVVSGLPAERFTFVGFLPPKTTARRKALFELRYEAGTLIFYEAGHRIVESLDDMHRVLGDRPATLCRELTKLHEEAIRAPLDELAERARALAYHGEMVVVVGGCTTGEDWSGVPLEAHVEALARALDVPRKDAIRYAASVRGLDRKTVYKAVLPKEKGGHDDGNP, from the coding sequence ATGGGCGCCCGGGCGGCGCTCGTCGTGGTCGGTACGCCGATCGGCAACCTCGGCGACATGGCCCCGCGCGCCATCGACGCGTTGCGGGACGCCGACCTCATCGCCTGCGAGGACACGCGCCACACGGCCAAGCTATGCGAGGCGTTTGAGATCACCACGCCGCGCATCAGCTACCACAAGTTCAACGAGGCGCGGCGGACCCAGGAGTTCCGCCGACTGTTTGCCGAAGGCAAGCGGATCGCGCTCGTGAGCGACTCGGGCATGCCGGGCATCTCGGATCCAGGCGCCGCCATTATCAGCGCGGCGATCGCCGACGGTGTGTCCGTCGAGGTGGTGCCCGGGCCGACGGCGTTCGTTACGGCGCTTGTCGTCTCGGGCTTGCCGGCCGAGCGGTTCACCTTCGTCGGTTTCCTGCCGCCCAAGACGACGGCGCGGCGCAAAGCGCTCTTCGAGCTGCGCTACGAGGCCGGCACACTGATCTTCTATGAGGCCGGCCACCGCATTGTCGAGAGCCTCGACGATATGCACCGCGTGCTCGGCGACCGGCCCGCTACGCTCTGCCGCGAACTGACCAAGCTGCACGAGGAAGCAATCCGCGCGCCGCTCGATGAGCTCGCCGAGCGGGCGCGCGCGCTGGCCTATCACGGCGAGATGGTCGTCGTCGTAGGCGGCTGCACGACGGGCGAGGACTGGTCCGGCGTGCCGCTCGAGGCGCACGTCGAGGCGCTCGCCCGCGCGCTTGACGTCCCGCGCAAGGACGCGATACGGTACGCCGCTTCCGTGCGCGGCCTCGACAGAAAGACCGTCTACAAGGCAGTGCTTCCAAAGGAAAAGGGCGGGCATGACGACGGGAATCCCTGA